In the genome of Leptospira sanjuanensis, one region contains:
- a CDS encoding TIGR04454 family lipoprotein produces the protein MKKVLMISLSALAVLSLTVMCGGPKHSAEECAPIVEEMLTNLTAGQKADDTANIATMKATLVPVLQKECMSGKFDLTCLKSAKSIPAIQACKK, from the coding sequence ATGAAAAAAGTTCTCATGATTTCCCTAAGCGCTCTTGCAGTTCTTTCATTAACTGTAATGTGCGGCGGACCAAAACATTCAGCGGAAGAGTGTGCTCCTATCGTTGAAGAAATGTTAACCAATCTGACTGCTGGACAAAAAGCGGATGATACTGCAAATATCGCGACTATGAAAGCGACTTTGGTTCCCGTATTACAAAAAGAATGTATGTCCGGAAAATTCGACCTCACTTGTCTTAAGTCTGCAAAAAGTATTCCTGCAATCCAGGCTTGTAAGAAATAA
- a CDS encoding glycoside hydrolase family 5 protein produces the protein MEELFVKNGHFTGKDGAIYQLRGVNLSGSAKLPSKPDGTTHFDQTLTFFNHRNVSFVGRPLEEDQAAEHFDRLRKWGFNFLRFLITWEGIEHKGPGKYDTEYVDYVERMVALAAQKGLYLFIDPHQDVWSRFTGGDGAPGWTLEELGMDISKIRDSETAIVHHHHGRNYRRMSWPLNYQKYACATMFTLFFGGREFAPDTKIGGKNAQDFLQDHYIESVLKIVRKLKKYKNVVGFDSLNEPSPGWIGKKNLGEFDGFGFGKVIKTSPFKEMYLSEGRAVSAEQAYMLGFWSLPWGKVRLNNGGIPLWKRGHQCIWRNHGVWDYDPNGAPMMLRPEYFYKKNGRKYEFYSDFMQPFIRKFKERVQKVESRFHIFIESDPSRLELEWKETPKKNHGSIVNATHWYDISVLMLKRYYPWFGVHVFKQKPIFGKENIDKAYEETIRMIREMSERHMGNCPTVIGETGIPMDLNQRAAYLKKDYGVLEKALDRVMKAVEKNFVHLALWNYTPDHTHSLGDRWNEEDLSIYSMDTPTAYDEDGGRAVRAFSRPYPIRTKGLPIALTFDMERSLFKYSFRQEGELFPETEIFIPEIHYKTGFEVLVNAGTYQYDSRAKILKFKGEKGIQHYGITILPSKKSLFREQDRVKVVPNTQKRKIR, from the coding sequence ATGGAAGAATTATTCGTTAAGAACGGACATTTCACCGGAAAAGACGGAGCGATCTATCAGTTGAGAGGAGTGAATCTTTCCGGTTCGGCAAAACTTCCCTCCAAACCGGACGGAACCACACACTTCGATCAGACCTTAACCTTCTTCAATCATAGAAACGTTTCGTTCGTGGGAAGACCTCTCGAAGAGGATCAGGCTGCGGAACACTTCGATCGTCTCCGCAAATGGGGATTCAATTTTTTGCGGTTTCTCATAACGTGGGAAGGAATCGAACACAAGGGTCCCGGAAAATACGACACGGAATACGTCGATTACGTGGAGAGAATGGTCGCACTCGCGGCTCAAAAAGGATTGTATCTGTTTATCGATCCGCATCAGGACGTATGGTCCCGATTTACCGGAGGAGACGGAGCGCCCGGCTGGACCTTGGAGGAACTGGGAATGGATATTTCCAAGATCCGCGATTCGGAAACCGCGATCGTACATCATCATCACGGAAGAAATTACCGAAGAATGTCGTGGCCTCTCAACTATCAGAAATACGCGTGCGCCACGATGTTCACTTTGTTTTTCGGAGGAAGGGAATTCGCACCCGATACGAAGATCGGCGGCAAAAACGCGCAGGACTTTTTACAGGATCATTACATCGAATCCGTACTCAAAATCGTACGTAAACTCAAGAAGTATAAAAACGTAGTCGGCTTCGACTCGTTAAACGAACCGTCTCCCGGTTGGATCGGTAAAAAGAATCTCGGAGAATTCGACGGATTCGGATTCGGTAAGGTGATCAAAACCTCTCCGTTTAAGGAAATGTATCTTTCCGAAGGACGCGCGGTTTCGGCGGAACAAGCGTATATGCTCGGTTTTTGGAGTTTGCCTTGGGGGAAGGTTCGGTTGAACAACGGCGGAATTCCTCTTTGGAAGCGCGGGCATCAGTGTATCTGGAGAAATCACGGTGTTTGGGACTACGATCCGAACGGAGCGCCTATGATGCTTCGTCCCGAATATTTTTACAAAAAGAACGGGAGAAAATACGAATTCTATTCCGACTTCATGCAGCCGTTCATCAGGAAGTTCAAGGAACGAGTGCAGAAGGTGGAAAGTCGGTTTCATATCTTTATCGAAAGCGACCCGTCCCGACTCGAACTCGAATGGAAGGAAACTCCGAAAAAGAATCACGGTTCGATCGTGAACGCAACGCATTGGTACGATATTTCCGTGCTGATGCTCAAACGGTATTATCCCTGGTTCGGGGTTCATGTATTTAAGCAAAAACCTATATTCGGAAAAGAAAATATAGACAAGGCCTACGAAGAGACGATCCGTATGATCCGCGAAATGTCCGAACGACACATGGGTAACTGTCCGACCGTGATCGGGGAAACCGGAATTCCGATGGATTTGAATCAGCGCGCGGCCTATCTCAAAAAAGACTACGGAGTTTTGGAAAAAGCGCTGGATCGGGTCATGAAGGCCGTGGAAAAAAATTTCGTGCATCTTGCGTTGTGGAATTATACGCCCGATCATACGCATAGTTTGGGCGATCGTTGGAACGAAGAGGATCTTTCGATTTACTCGATGGACACTCCGACTGCTTACGATGAAGACGGAGGAAGGGCGGTACGGGCTTTCAGTCGTCCGTATCCGATTCGAACGAAAGGATTGCCGATCGCATTGACCTTCGATATGGAACGATCCTTGTTCAAATATTCGTTTCGGCAGGAAGGGGAATTGTTTCCGGAAACCGAAATCTTTATCCCCGAGATTCATTATAAAACCGGGTTTGAGGTATTGGTTAATGCGGGTACGTATCAATATGATTCCCGCGCCAAAATATTAAAATTTAAGGGAGAAAAAGGAATTCAACATTATGGAATAACTATTCTCCCGTCTAAAAAATCACTTTTCAGGGAACAAGATCGGGTTAAAGTGGTTCCCAATACTCAAAAGAGGAAGATTAGATGA